From a single Nostoc edaphicum CCNP1411 genomic region:
- a CDS encoding DUF3611 family protein, whose protein sequence is MQIESEARSLPPETRGIGNTIRLTGWITLWSQLAIGVVSVFALLFALTGRRFVQQQNVGLSIGIFWAVCGIVLLLFSLYWDFRYTRIGKALENHNPALHPSKPDTTKILRLGIIVGLVGILLTLLGASSTMFVLMAKSISQTPGVAISDPYRIIRPMDVFVAVADITGIAAHFVGTVASLWLLERVHQH, encoded by the coding sequence ATGCAAATAGAATCAGAAGCGCGATCGCTACCACCAGAAACACGAGGAATTGGTAATACTATTCGCCTTACAGGCTGGATTACTTTGTGGTCACAATTGGCAATTGGAGTAGTTTCGGTCTTTGCTTTGTTGTTTGCCTTGACTGGCCGTCGTTTTGTTCAGCAACAGAATGTCGGTCTTAGCATTGGCATATTTTGGGCCGTATGCGGAATTGTACTGTTGTTATTCAGTCTCTATTGGGATTTTCGTTACACTCGCATAGGCAAAGCTCTAGAAAATCACAATCCAGCTTTGCATCCTAGTAAGCCAGATACAACTAAAATCCTTCGTTTGGGGATAATTGTGGGTTTAGTAGGAATATTATTAACTCTCTTAGGTGCTAGTTCAACGATGTTCGTGCTAATGGCAAAATCTATATCCCAAACTCCAGGAGTGGCAATCAGCGACCCCTACAGGATTATTCGACCGATGGATGTTTTTGTGGCTGTGGCAGATATCACTGGGATTGCTGCTCACTTTGTGGGTACTGTCGCATCGTTATGGTTGTTAGAACGAGTGCATCAACACTAG